GCATTTCTCATGCTTCCACCATCGTTGCCTAGTCCAGTATCTGTGCTATCGGCGCCTTTTCTATTCCCAATACCTGTTTTTTTAGGTATTTCTCATGAGGCAAACAATAGATGTATATGCTATCGTATTCCTCGTCCACGAGCTTGTGGAGCCCTTGCTTTATACGCTCTAGCTGGGCCTCGGTCACTTCTCCTTCGAAAACACTGTTTTGAACCCAGTGTAGAAAGCGTCTCAGGTACTGGCATACTTTGGCGACTCTTTCCTGTTCTACATCATAAACAATTACCACGTACATCTCAGCTACCACCACGCTCTTAGGGACCTGTATGGCTCCATACCCGTAAGGTGCCGGATTATCTTATAGGCCTCCAGCCGTATCATGTGGCGATACGACACTTTACGCTTGAGCACGCGGTGATAAACGGTCGTTTGCCATGTTTCTTCCATCTCGCGAAGAACTCTCTTCCTCGCGTCTTCTGTCATATATATCGCTGGAGCGTCCCCCACTCCCACGAAGTCCTTTTCGCTGATCACTCCCTTATTCAATAATCGAAATAAAACCCGGTCCCCAACCAGAGGTTTAAATACCTCGGCAACATCCAAAGCCAGAGAAAACCGTCTGTGCGAAGGCTCATGTAGGTAGCTGATAGTTGGGTTAAGCTGAGTCACGTATATCTGAGAAAGCGTTGCCGTGTAAACCAAAGTGTTGACAAATGACATCAAGGCGTTAAGCATGCTGTTTGGAGGCCGCCTAACCCGCTTTTCGAATTCCTCTTCCACATCCACGATCTCGTTGAAAGCATGGTAGTAAGCCTCACGTGCCCTGCCTTCTTCCCGCATCAGTTCGGGGATACTTTTGCACGATTCGAGCCTGGCCATGCACTCCTCAATCACCTTTACGCAGTCACTCACCGGTTTTCCCCTGGTCTTGTAGTAGTTTAGGTTCCTCCTAATGTGAAAAAGAGCGCTGGCAACAAATTCACGGGCGATGGTGAGCCGTCTTTCAAGGTCCAAGTAATGCTCTACCTGTTTCACGAGCAAATGCCCGCTGACGTTTGATTCTCGCGGATAGAAACTGCCCGTGTAGAAACCATAGTAATTAAAGCAGTGAACCACTATTCCGTTCTGGGCAAGGAAGTTGAGAAGCTTAGTATTCAGATCCACCTCGCCGAAAAGATATATGTCGTCCACACCTTCGATAGGAATAGCTTGACGATTGACTTTCGCTTCCTCGGCTTCTTGTTCGAGATACAGTGTGTTTTGCCGTCGACGCAGACGCCCGCTACGCAAAATGTAGTAAGTGCGCCCCACAGCCTTCACCTAGCCTTTACTATAATCGTTACCCCCAGCACAATTCACAGTAGGCACAAACACGGCAGACCGTGGTAAAGTCTGCCTCAGGTGGTGAATCCATGGCTTCAATAGTTGCGATGCTGCGCAACGCTTCCATGATCGCAGATTCTATCTCTGGTGAGAGACTCACCTGTTCTTTTTTTCTCTCTTTTGGAAACCGTAGCTCCCCTGTGAGATCGCCAGCACCCATTCGTCTG
The sequence above is drawn from the Syntrophothermus lipocalidus DSM 12680 genome and encodes:
- the cas2 gene encoding CRISPR-associated endonuclease Cas2, producing MYVVIVYDVEQERVAKVCQYLRRFLHWVQNSVFEGEVTEAQLERIKQGLHKLVDEEYDSIYIYCLPHEKYLKKQVLGIEKAPIAQILD
- the cas1b gene encoding type I-B CRISPR-associated endonuclease Cas1b, with amino-acid sequence MGRTYYILRSGRLRRRQNTLYLEQEAEEAKVNRQAIPIEGVDDIYLFGEVDLNTKLLNFLAQNGIVVHCFNYYGFYTGSFYPRESNVSGHLLVKQVEHYLDLERRLTIAREFVASALFHIRRNLNYYKTRGKPVSDCVKVIEECMARLESCKSIPELMREEGRAREAYYHAFNEIVDVEEEFEKRVRRPPNSMLNALMSFVNTLVYTATLSQIYVTQLNPTISYLHEPSHRRFSLALDVAEVFKPLVGDRVLFRLLNKGVISEKDFVGVGDAPAIYMTEDARKRVLREMEETWQTTVYHRVLKRKVSYRHMIRLEAYKIIRHLTGMEPYRSLRAWW